A single region of the Malus sylvestris chromosome 8, drMalSylv7.2, whole genome shotgun sequence genome encodes:
- the LOC126632983 gene encoding 5'-adenylylsulfate reductase-like 4, with the protein MGIRVWESGIVILVLWVRLVCAAEPASCPTESVADTIFGFRYSNCPVDGACRSVESMGVIVGDEVSLQRALNMVHKNTHDYVAVLFYASWCPFSRMFKPTFSILASLYPSIPHFAFEESAIRPSILSKYGVHGFPTLFILNSTMRIRYQGARTPGSLIAFYSHVTGFKTVSLDQLSLEKIGYPLNHERHDSTEQESCPFSWARSPENLLRQETYLALASAFVLLRLLYFFFPALLSFAQSAWRWHIQDMRLGSLLEHPLAFLKRAVQLFNSLKEPCKRSNLQEGAMNARVWASKSLATVSIGDASTSRGYSTD; encoded by the exons ATGGGGATTAGGGTTTGGGAAAGTGGGATCGTGATATTGGTTTTATGGGTCCGGCTAGTTTGCGCCGCCGAGCCCGCCTCTTGCCCGACGGAGTCCGTTGCCGACACGATCTTCGGCTTCCGGTATTCCAATTGCCCCGTCGACGGCGCTTGCAGATCCGTTGAATCCATGGGTGTTATTGTG GGAGATGAGGTTTCCTTACAAAGGGCATTAAATATGGTTCACAAGAATACTCATGATTATGTGGCAGTGCTCTTCTATGCGTCATGGTGCCCTTTTTCAAGGATGTTTAAACCAACGTTTTCCATCCTGGCTTCTTTGTATCCTTCGATCCCCCATTTTGCATTTGAAGAATCAGCCATCAGGCCAAG TATACTCTCCAAATATGGAGTTCATGGATTTCCTACACTTTTCATTTTGAATTCTACTATGCGTATTCGATATCAAGGCGCCCGCACTCCTGGTTCTCTTATTGCTTTCTATAGTCATGTTACTG GCTTCAAGACTGTATCACTGGATCAATTGTCACTGGAAAAAATTGGATACCCACTAAATCATGAGAGGCATGATAGCACTGAGCAGGAAAGCTGCCCATTTTCTTGGGCTAGATCTCCAGAGAATTTGCTTCGGCAAGAAACATATTTGGCTCTCGCTTCTGCTTTTGTGCTTCTGAGATTGCTCTACTTCTTTTTTCCTGCTCTGCTATCGTTTGCTCAATCTGCATGGAGATGGCATATTCAAGACATGAGATTGGGGAGCTTGTTGGAGCACCCTTTGGCTTTTCTAAAGCGGGCAGTGCAGTTGTTTAATTCTCTAAAAGAGCCTTGCAAGAGGAGTAATTTGCAGGAAGGAGCAATGAACGCCAGGGTGTGGGCTTCCAAGTCACTTGCCACAGTTTCTATCGGGGATGCAAGCACCAGCAGGGGTTATAGCACTGACTGA